The Salvelinus alpinus chromosome 29, SLU_Salpinus.1, whole genome shotgun sequence region gatccccaatccgagacaacgatagacagctgcctctgattgggaaccacacacggccaaaaacgaagaaatagaaaacatagactttcccacccgagtcacaccctgacctaaccaagcatagagaataaataaggatctctaaggtcagggcgtgacaatgataTAACGACAATTTACATAGTCATGTTTTATGTCGCAAGAATTTGGACAAATTCGTTAAGACACAAACCATGAGAAAAGGTTAAACATAGGTTTTAATTCCACTTGTAAATTCTATTGAATATACAGTAGCTATGTTCCTCCTTTATATCTTCATGTAATGACGTGAAAATAATTGGCAGATTATTATTAACGACTTACCAACAGCTGTAACAAGTTGtcactggtaccctagtttatGGAAAGACCCATATCTAGGTTGACCTGAAGCGTTATTCTGAATGGGAAAACATCTAAGTTGACCTACAAAGAAACTTTGAGTAAACCAAAGGAGACTACTGGGGgaagaacggctcataataacatCCGGAACTGAgaaaatggaatggaatcaaacacctggaaaccatgttttTTATGTATTTGGTGCCATTCCgctaattccgctccagtcattatcACAAGCCTGttctgccaccaacctcctgtgaagtAAACACTGTATGAGAATGAGCCAGTTATCAATGCAGCCTACCTATGAGATCACCCCAGCCaaccagtcattcagtcagttaCCTTTAGCAAGGCCTTATCTAATCAGTGAGCCAACTACACAGGTGTGTGTGGTGagtcaccatgaggagagagcgaAGAGGAGCGTCAACAGTCAACAGCTATCAGCGTAGTTCATTTCACAGGACAAACAGACATGGGAAGGAGTAGGGAGGGAGCGGCGAGGGAGGTGAGACAGGAGGGAGCCAATAGGGTTGGTCGTTACATAGGGAGAAACAGAAGGACGTGTGTGAGTGAAAGGAGGGAGTGTCATTTCTGAGACAGGGAGAGTCAAACATCCACAGGGTCATTTCAGAGGAAACCCAGACATGAGCACATGCACATAGCTGAGAATCATCACTGCAGTGAATCCTCCTTTCTAGAATGACTACACTAGCCTTAGGGTAATTTAAAGAGAGTTAGACTGTGGTGTATTACAGTAAAACTGTCAACACCTGTTTCAGTGAAAATAGGAGTGGTGACTCAGGAGGAGCTTATGGGGGCtgtggtggacagacagacagacaggtactcaACACCTGACTTGAATGACTGATATAAGGGCTTTACAGCAGGTATTGTACATTTGAAATGTTAAAACCTACTAAATTAAGATCAGAACAGAAAGCAGGTAAAGGGACTCTGATTTCAGCACAGTCCttagtacagctacagtatgacAGCCCATGGTTTGGAATAGCCTTGACTAGGAGTGGACTATGCCCCAGATACGTCGTTATACAatggtggaggctggtgggaggagctataggaggacgggctcattttaatggctggaatggaacaaatggaacagagtcaaatgtggtttccatgtgtttgctaccgttccatttattccattctagccattacaataagcccatcctcctatagctcctcccaccagcctcctctgttatACAATATGACTATTTAGGTCAAGGTGAGCCTCAGCAATGACCAGATTAACATATCATCTGCCCCTGTCCTGTCTGTGGATTATCACCATGGCTTCTCCTGTAGAAATAGTACCATCAGGCAACTTTGTATGAGCCTCAACTTGTACTGTTGCTTTGTATTGATGCTAAACATGAACTACAACTACCTGTCAAACCTGTTCATTATAACACTGTCATCTAATGATAGTTTCCCGTTCATCAATATCCATTGAGACAGCTATAGAGCCCATACATGGACACTACTGAGATGTCTCACTGTGCCACAGCAGAGGTATTGTCAGACTCATCGTCTCTTTGTCAGATGTAGGCGAAGTTTCAGTACAAAGTCATACATGGACTATTCAAAGCACATCAAGTAGtcatagagagatacagagacagacatatacacattaaaacacactccATATTCTGGCTAGttctttaaataaatattttattgttgttgaaaataaatacattttcttaaAATAGAATCAATAACATTAAAAAAGCCTTTGGGGGTTGGGAGGTGGGGGGTTACCCCCAAATGAAGTGGAGCAATTTGGAACAAGGATTTTACAATACAATCTCACAAATGTATCCACCATCTTAAGACTTCAGCTCCCACATTGCATTCCGTTCTGCTGTACATTCTCAGCGGATGTGTGGAAAAGTGGTGACATCACATCTCTTTTCACAATGTTCACATGCAGTCTACTAGGTCTTAAAGCTTCAGGCCTGTCCTGTACCCAAACCCTTATTATAATGTGACTGTTTGTTAGCCTGTGTAAACCAGACTGAATGCCACACTTAATGGTTAGCCCagcattcagtctggttttaCCAGGCAACCTATTTATATCAACACTCCTGTTTGTCAAATGGATGATAAACCCTAATCTCTTGTCATTAAACACATCAACATCAGCCTTTAATAACAATTATATCTGACAATGTTTTTTTGAATAGTACCTTAATTATGTCAACTTTACCTCTATTCTACAGTACATAGACACCATACACAAGAAGGCTGAAATATTATTGATATAGTTGTGATCAAATGACTTTGAGAGGCTACTATCTCTCTAAGCCTTAAAAGACAAACAAAAATATGTAATTTTCAGATTGTGATGGATTACTTTTTCATGAGGGGTTGTGAACCTGCCCTAaaaagcctggtcccagatctagaCAGATATAAGACCAAGTTAGCCATAAATAGCCTGGTAACAGATAAACCGACCACAGGAAATTACAAGATATGGTAATTATGTCCATATTCTGTCCCAGCACCATACCTGGACCACCCTGACCCATGTGCTGCATGCTGGCCAGCTGGCATGGACCTACTCTGTACTGGGCCCCGTTGGCCAGGTGATGGCCCTGGACCGGCCCTACTCTGTACTGGGCCCCGTTGGCCAGGTGATGGCCCTGGACCGGCCCTACTCTGTACTGGGCCCCGTTGGCCAGGTGATGGCCTGGACCGGCCCTACTCTGTACTGGGCCCCGTTGGCCAGGTGATGGCCCTGGACCGGCCCCAGTGGATGTCCATGGTTGGCCTTTGCCACGATGAGTGTAATTTCTGTTGTCCATTGTTTGTTTGTGCTCAGAGCTCTGCAATATGGCAGATCtccaggagggagagggggttaAGAGTAGCCTGGAATCCAAACGGAATATATGCATTTTATTTCACAGATTCAGTGAAGTGAAACAATTGTGAAATACAACAATATTCCCTTTGGATTCCAGGCTAGAAAAAGAGCTGACAGACCAGTGAGTGTAGCTCTAGTATTGGAACAGATTACTACAACTCATGCATTACAGAGGGAAGCTTTCCCCTTCCCCCAATCCTCTCTTCAACCCCTCACTGCTCCTCCAACCTCTCTGTTCTGACATCTCCACAAATAACTCaacaacagaacaggacaggaagtTCTCGTACTAGTCACTGGAGCAGTAACCTTGCAAAAACATCATTATGCACAGGGGCCAGGGGGAAAGAACACTGCACCACCACAGAAAAAGACAGTTTTCTAATTACCATgggtgcgtccaaaatggcaccttattccctatatagagcacccTACTTTTGAGTGCCAAGTTTTCTAATTACCAAGTCATTGGGGCTGTTATGCTGGATGACCTCAATTAAGACAAGCGTGTGTGAACTGGTCATTTAAATCTAAACAGGGGAACCAGCCGAGTAAGCAAATCTATGGAAACAGCAACCAacctgtgtgtgagtgcgtgcatgTCTGTGTTGTTCTGCCCTGTTGAGTTTGGCCCTTCGGTAATGAAATCAATGCCACAGGTAAAGAGAGGCAACTTTAAACAACGATTAAACCAACCAAGTACTGCCAGAGTAGTGCCTAGCACTATGCTGTGTCCACAGACTGGACTAATGAACGTTGTCTACAGTTCAAGGCAGTTGAAGCAGCCTCACTGTCCAGGTCTTCATACCCAGTCAGCACATTGGCCAAGCTTAAGTCAGAGGACCAAACCGAGTCACTTCCCCTTAAAGAAGAACCTTGCAAGCTGCACATACAAGATGTTCACACACAGATGGGCAAATCCTAACTTCTACTTAAATCAAATGTTCACTtggtctcccattgacatcaatgcatgactaaGTAAATATTCAGTGGAGGTTAGGATTCCCCCCAGCTACAGCGCTAGATTATTGTACTTCTCACAGTCCAACACTTTGTGTTTATGTCTTTTAACGGTCAATGTTGTTAAAAGTCTAAAGTGAGCTCTATGACTCAGGGAATGACCTGCGACTGACTAGAGGTACTGGTTTTCCCCCTGCCTTGCTTTCTGTGCCAGTCACAGACATGTACAGAAAATAGCCCACCgttatgttatgtgtgttgtTCCTTAAATACTATCCAGTGTATTCCCTCGGCCCACCAGTAGAGATACAATATAAAGTAGTCATTAAGACTCTACTGAAACAGAGTATCTAGCTGTTTGACTGTAGAAGCTGACCCTCAGTGTTCAGAGCAGTATTCTAAGACAGGCATGGTGTGTTTGTAGTTCTCTTAGTATAGAGATGTTACTGTGTATGTGCTGCACTACTTTGCCAGTGATTAAACTGAGGACATGTAATATTCAAGGAAACGTACGTTTTTAAGGTGGAGTTACACAAAGCAACTTACACACAACTTTATTTGCAGTTGCAGGTTGCAAGAGACATCATTTCAAGCAACTTGGCtgatacacaaagcaactcaaatGCAATTTAAATTGTATGCAACAGCCAATCAAATTGAAGCTGCTTTTGTTTTATCATTCAATATGGTTTGAGAATTCTAAACTCACCCAATGTCATCTGCTGCATTACATCTTGATTTCATAAATTATTAGTTTATCCAACCATTTGCTTATTGTATAAAGATTGATTTAGCCAAAATGCTGGCAGTACATTTTAATTATCTTGCCAAAATGAAATTGCCAGCACTGTTTTATCAAGTTAGCCAGCAACGAGCTAACCAAGCTAGCAACAAACTAAGCTAACTAGCGAGCTAGTGCAGTTCATGCCGTTGCTAACCAAGCTAGCAACAAACTAAGCTAACTAGCGAGCTAGTGCAGTTCATGCGGAAACAAAATATCAGTTGAAACGTGTCCAAGAGGTCTGGGTTCacttaaaaaaatacatgtattgacTGACAAAGCATGTACATAAACCTTAACTAGCCCCGATGACAATATTTAATTACACAGCTACCGTTTGGCAAATGTCTCTTCTGTCTACCTTGATCACGGTTCCCGCAGCACTGACAGATGTGTTGTTGACATGACAAGTGGCTCAAAGTTCTGAACCTTCAAATGGATCATGTGACAAAAGCATTTGTTTTGATTGGCTGTTGCTTGCAACAAGTAGAAAAAGTTGAAACGTTGCAACTGGATACAACTGAGTTGCTTATTATTTGCAGAGGGTGTTTCACAAAGCGATCAAGAAGCAACTCATTTGCATGCTACCAAAGTTGCGTGAAAATTGCTCTGTATAACTGCAGCCTAAAGATAAATAGaatgttgttctgatgatgtcaTCAGATGATGTTAGGAAGAGGAACCAGACCCCCAGGCTAACACAGTTAACTCCCAACCAATCAGAGACTAACCCCATCCACCCAACAAAACCTAACCCCAGGCTCTTACTAAAGGAAATGTTAAGGTAACGAGGAAGAAATCCTCCAAGCCTGTTTTGAAGAACCAGCCttcaacatacacacaatatagtTAGGCATCTTTTTGAACAACTCTTTCTCCCCCAACAGCCTAATTCATAATCAGACGACCAACTTCTTTAACAACTCAATTTGTCAAATGTCCGCTAACTACTTGGTGGGGTGAAttcataaataaatacatttctatAAGCCATAGATCGAATCTAGTAGTCCCAGGTGAAGCAAGATAGTCTTTCTTTGTATTGTCTCAGCTTGTCTGTCTCGTCTTCCCGTCCTGCTGAATGAGTCTACAATCATCCCACAGAACTCAGCACACACAGTACACTATGACATGGGTGGCAGCCCAGAGGCAGGACGGAAGGCAGTACAGATTAGACAGAGGCCACTGCGTCAGAGAGAGCGCCAACCTGTGGCTGGGCTGACTGAGCTCAGATCTCATGCCAGCCTGATGCAGAGCAAGTTTTTGTTATTCCTCCTTTCTTTCTGTCCTTACAATTCATCTTaaaaacaggtaggcctactatTCACAAgtaggtcagtgtgttctgtaggcCTAATATACATGGTCACAGACAGATAGCCTAAACTCacacagaacagagagatagTCTGTATCCTCTTGTATGTGCTGCTGTGGCTAGTCTAGTTTGTGGTTCAGTCTTTCTCTGGGCGCCGGCCTGTTTTTACAGCGTCTTTCTTGATCTGGCTGTTGTGTATCTCTCAGCAGCTCACGGTGCTCGGCTGCTGTTTCATAGAAACAAAGTCAGGGATGAAGTCAAACTCGTTCTGACATAGGAACAGTTCCGGGAGCTCCTGAACCCGGTCCAGACCCAGCTCCAACACCAGTGCTGTCAGAACCTCCTCATCTATGAGGTCTATGTCCATATTCTGTCCCAGCACCATACCTGGCCCACCCTGACCCATGTGCTGCATGCTGGCCAGCTGACCCGGCCCTACTCTGTACTGGGCACCGTTGGCCATGTGATGGCCCTGGACCGGCCCCAGTGGATGTCCATGGTATTGGGTGTTGAGTTTCTGGAGGTGCATGGAGGCCATGAGCTGCTGGGAGGTGAGCCCACTGGGGTGGTACTGTTGCTGGGGATGCTGGGGCTGTTGCATGtggtgctgctgctgttgttgttgttgttgttgttgttgttgttgctgttgctgttgatgCTGTTGGTTATACATCATCTGGTTCATCTGGTGGTGGTGTCCTCCCATCTGAGCCCCGTTGACCTGGCTGTTCACCTGACCGTTCATCCCAGCCGGCCCCACCATCCCCAGTCCGGGCCGCTGCCTCATGGCGGCCTCCATGGAGGTCTGCGGCACTCTGCCGTAGTGCATGACCTGGCCGTTGGGGAGGGTGCGGAGGCCAGGCTGGGGCACGGCGTGCTGAGGAGGGCCGCCCATACCACCCATCCTGTAGCCGTGGAGGGCCGTCGCAGGGCCGTGGGACATGGGCATCATCATGTGGTCTGCCATGGCTTCTCTGTCACCCTGCAGGAGGAAGGACAATGTTTACGTTAGTTATGATGATGACTCTGTATAAGAACATTTACATGGAAACCTTTACTGTCACcctgcggaggaggaggaggagcaatgTTGCATTTTAGTTGCAAAAGTAGTGTGCTAGTAGTGGAATAGATGAATACGTGGATTGATTGGGGGTATTCGGCCAGGAaccaaaaggtcactggttcgaatccccgagccagcAAGGTGggaaaatctgccgttctgcccttgagcaagacagttAATTAAGAAGTCGCTTAAACAGCCCATGCACCTCtcagattcagaggggttgggtaaaATGTGGAAGAtaaggtatccccctttctctaCACCATCAGATAAATCTGAGGGATACAGCCCCCTGAGAACATAACATTTCCCAACACAGCCCTATACCATGACTGTTCTTTTAACAGTATTCAATAGCAATAGACAGTATACTATGAGTATTTCAAACAGTGTTGAGTCAGTATTCCTTGACATTTATTCAGATGACGTTTAGGGGGCATTTACACTTTGGTTTGACTGTAATTTTGACCACAACAACATTACGCATAGCCTACTGCATGTATCCGCTGCCAGTATTTAGCCTATTGCACGGTGGGAAATACCAGCCATACCTTTTTCGTTGAAAGGACGCAGAGGATCGTTTGTCGAATTTTAATCGGTAGTTACATAGTAATAAATAAGGTCCTACATGCACTATGACAGTAGGATGCATCCGCGCGAAAGGAAACCAACGTTTACAAACATTTCGTTAAGCAGTGACGAATGAACAAGATGGTCATTACAATTTTTGCTTATGGGAACAATACAATGGAAAGAAAAATTAAAGACAATGCGCTACGATTCATTAATTCAGAACATAATCTGTATTTGTGGCACCTCTGTAACACCAGAATTAAAATGGCACATCAACGCATAATTTTCCCACGCACAATTACGCAAGGTTAAAAATGAATGACATCGTTAATAACGTGCGTGTCTCTATCACTGCATGGATACAATATGATGGTGCAGCCCTTTGGATACCATAGGAGTGTGGCTCTGTACATGTCTCTGTCTTTTCACTGTCTGCTTGAAAACAAAGAATTCCGTGTTTCGTTCTTCTCTTTTCCCCAAAGATGAACTCCAGTGCCCCTGGCGCTAAGGTTTCCGTTCAAACCTCTTTGTGCTTTAGCAATAAAAAAATAGCTACGATCCGATGCAATCGTTTCTAAAATCTCAATAATTTAGATAAAAAACACAGTGGATTGGTATTGTCAACAGTCGGACAAAATCCATACAATTGTATTTGGGCTATGCACGCGTAAACATTTAGGGATCTTAACATTAATTCCGTCTATGCCACATTTTGCAAAAGGCTAAATGGGGAGCATCAAATAATTATCGAGGTTATAATTAAAAAGATTTTAGCCGTGTAGTTTAGGGATTTGCATAGGGGCCGATTTCAttgaacagtaaaaaaaaaaaaaaaacgtataccacataacaacaaaaataataatgCCGTTTAAGTGAACTCGATTTTTCAATATATACAGTTCAATTGTTTAGTAATTTATTATACAGTATCACTGCAATATTGCGGGTGTCTGAACAATCGGGTACGTAAGAAATCGCAAATAAAAACAAAATCAACCGAACAATGGTTCTCCTACCTTCCCTCAGCAATATgacacggtctctctctctctctctctctctctctctcaattcaatttcaatctcTCTCTGCAATGAATTTCCCCTTCACTAGACAACGCTTACCAGCTAATTGTCCTTGCTCTGAAGTTCTACTGAGTTCTGCTTCTGGTATTGGATTTCCGTCTTTACTTCCAAAGGCGATGCTCCAGGTACATGTATTTCATCGAATTAGTGCACTGTGGAGCGAGCGAGATTAGTTTCTAGTACGTGTCACCGTCACCGGAGTTACTTTTCTGGGTCAGCTCTGGGATTATATACATGTATAAACCAACCAGCGGagttggaaagagggagaggtggagctACTGTCGTCTCTGTATCCTTTGTTTCGATTGGCTCGCCTTGTGACCCTAGTACAGACTTGGCGCACGTTGAACAATTCATTAACTGATACGGACATGTTTTTGAATGTTGGCGTTATGTATCATACGACTCCTTTGATTGAACATGTACTTGTTGTGGCCCTATATATTTTTTAGCCTACTAGGGGCCACATATGGTGGCTAGTAAAGGATATGGGGTCAACAGAGAGCAGATAGTGCATTTTACAAACCTCTCAATAGGCTACTTACAGAGTTATGATACAGGTGGACTATATATGATACATATGATACAGGTGGACTATATATGATACAGGTGGACTATATATGTgaacaatcatcatcatcatcatatctGTAATACTTTCCTCAACAAATAGCTTATATACTAGACATATAATTCATGTTTTACAACATTCTCCATGTTACAAATTAGTCTAGTTTCATTAAGGCCTTTAGAATTACAATTTTAATGACTAATTAATTTCACTATGAATTTCAGATTACAGTCACAGAATCAAATCAGAGCTGGCTATTAGAGACAGACAACGGTAGGCTCTGGTGCGTGCTATGCAAATGTATTGTTGCAGAGAGAAACAGCCTGACGATACAAATGCATGTGAACAGCAAtctccccagagagagagagcatgctgGCATGAAGCATGTGCTAACGACATGACACCACGTTCAGCTCAGTGCACCGTGGTTTAAGAGAAACAGAAACCATAGAATAAGATGGTTGAACGGAAACCGCAGCAGAAGTCTCATCTACAGGCACAATGATTGACTAGGCGCTCTCCCTTTAAATCTACTGAGCTAGTTATGGTGCATTCATAGAGAaggactagagtagagtagaccgtCTTCTTCAGTGTCCTCTCCTCAGCcctggaacagaacagagcacaaaGGCTTAACTGCCGAATAGACAGAGAGGCTGGGAGTCTGGACAACTCTGGGGCCCAAGAATAGGACACATTCTCTTTAgctcaaaagtgtgtgtgtgtgtgtgtgtgtgtgtgtgaacagtagTGGATGCCAGGCCCCCTGCAGAGAGGTCTTGACTCTGTGGTCTTTCTCGTCTCCACTGTGATATAagagaagtgtgagagagagaggagagaagggagtcCCCTCTTCTAAACTGATGTCATTATTTACAATGCAAATTAATGCCCCCCCGCAAGGTCTAGCACTGACGTAGGGCCTTTTACGCTATCAACCAACTACTATAGCTTGTtgaatcaaatgaaattgtatttgttactaagcatgtgacaaataatatttgatttgattcgcaAAAATGTGTCCAAATATGGCATCTTATTTggaggctttttttttttttttatgaaaccTTTTTTGTTTTTGATCGTCCATTGACCTCCGTGTTGTAATCGCTTGAGTCCAATGTGGGAGCATCTAATTGGGGGCCTTTGACCTGAGTTTAGTGTCTTTTCACATGTGTTGAGGGGAGAAACATTTGTCATCCAGTTCCCTGTTAATTGGTTGAATGGTGTCAAGTCAAGTGTGGATCAGCATGTGCAGCTGGAACCTGCTTGGGCTGCATGATGTAATAACCTGGTAAATTTAGCCTCATATTGTCTTCTGAGGATTGTAATGGGTCCAATCAGAGCAAAGAGACTAAAATATCAAGAAGTCTAGAATCTCACATTCAGACAATGAATGTTCTATTTGGTTTCTTTTAATGACATCAATGGTGAAAACCATCAATCTGTCTCGTCTATTTAGAATACATCATCAGATCGTAACATCTTTTCTATACACTTTTATATCTAAGCATTCTCCCAGAGGTGAATTGCATCTAAGAAGTGACCATTTGAGAAGTGACCAATTAGTTTGTTTCTTATCTGAGATGGAGTTAATGATAAATGATCCATATGCAAAGACGTGAATGTATAGAATTTGTTGATATTACTCTGCTAGAACAAAACGAGCAATTACTGTAAGAACGGATACGGCACTGgactcattctctccctcctccccctctctctattccctccctatctctctcgccttcccctctctccctccccccgacctctctccccttcctatctctctcgccttccccctctctccctcctccccctctctccccttcctatctctctcgccttccctctctcttcctcctccccctctctccccttcctatctctctcgccttcactctttctctctttctcccctggtctctatctctccccctctctctcactttctcccctggtctctctccctccccctttctctctccgtgGTTTCTCTGTCGCGCCCTATATATTCTCTCACCATATTATCCAGGCTTCACATTACTCATTGCATTCTAAGTCATCTTTCTCACAgacacatgccccccccc contains the following coding sequences:
- the LOC139558417 gene encoding cbp/p300-interacting transactivator 3-like codes for the protein MADHMMMPMSHGPATALHGYRMGGMGGPPQHAVPQPGLRTLPNGQVMHYGRVPQTSMEAAMRQRPGLGMVGPAGMNGQVNSQVNGAQMGGHHHQMNQMMYNQQHQQQQQQQQQQQQQQQQQHHMQQPQHPQQQYHPSGLTSQQLMASMHLQKLNTQYHGHPLGPVQGHHMANGAQYRVGPGQLASMQHMGQGGPGMVLGQNMDIDLIDEEVLTALVLELGLDRVQELPELFLCQNEFDFIPDFVSMKQQPSTVSC